The segment cGGGTGGTTCGCGCTCTGCCGGGAAAGAAGAGCCGCATGACGCCGTGGGTCCGCACGCTTTATTTCATCGCTTGGGgaatggggggggaggtgaagCCGTGCTTACAACCGCGCCCGCACACCAGCCTCGCCCcgccggcacggcacggccccgggAGCGGCTGGGGAGGAGCAGCCGCCCGGCCGCGGCCTCCCGGGAGCACCACAGACACACAGAGTGCCCGTGCAAAAGCCGGTCGGTTTCCCACAGGGCAGTTTTTGGATTGTTCCGTCCAGGGCTATCCTCACCTGTTGACACTTTATTTTCCCTCCCTTGTTTAAAAGatgttaaagaaataaaataagatgaTAAAAAACATGCAGCTTTCCAAACAAGTGAcctacacagaaacaaaaacccaaTGTCGAATTCTTACACTGGCTtgctttttaataactttttggCAGTTTACTTTCAAGCTGCAGATATCTGACAATAcctaacaattatttttaaaggtttagGTACTTTTAGGCTAcgtgttttttgttatttcccAGTCAGCATTTACTTCCTGAATCTGCAGCTTGCCATCTTGCACAGCAGTGGATGCGGTGTGGTAGCACAGTGATAAGGAGACAGCTATCAATACCAGGAGGGTAACAAGAGTTACAGGCAGCGCTGCTCTACCCCAGGCAGTCACACCCAGAGGTCCAACTGCTGTGGATACAcgacacagacagacagaacaaaaacaaaacaaaaaccgcCTGCAGGCAACCCTTTCCTCTATGGCTTCAACTTGGAAAAAAGACAGGGTGCTACGGATGAGCACCAGCAAGGTGCGCATCACAGCAGGCTGTGGTCCAGGGCTCCTGGGGCGGGCAGTACCAGGGCAGGCTGAAGCACCAGGCAGGGCTCTGCGAAGGTCTCTTCAGGCAGAGGTGAGACGAGGTGTGAAGAGGTTGTGTGTGGAGTGAAATGGCTGGAGCGTCTCTTCTAAGGAGTGGATGGATCAATTATTCAATAGGCAGTGATGGTGTACGGAGCGAGTGTGATTTCACTCAAATGGTTAGGAGTAAcatgagctgcagaaagctaAAGAGACCTGAGCATAATTGGCAGTCAACTGGAGAGAAAAGATCCCTGAGAGCAAAGCAAAATTCAGTGCCGTAAGTGAAGGTTTTATATCTTCCTGGGCAGCTCTCAAACTGGTCTGACAAAGTGACCTTGAAGGAGATTTGCATCAGTTTAACCCTTGCTAACCAGGCCTTCAGCACTGACAAGACCCTTGCAAGAAATCAGGTCTTTTgggaagaaatgtttctttgtaCCTGAGTGGTAGGGAAAAATAAGGCACTAGCTAAAAATTACATCAAAAAACAACCCTGGGCAGTCCTGGGACAGAAATcctagttgttgttttttcatattACTGTTGTAAGTTAATCATCACCACAagatgacagctttttttttttttttttttacagcctaCCTTCCAGTCTTCTACTCATCAGCTTTTCTCTCAACTCCCCAAGAACAGCTGTCACCATATGTTGACATCATTATCAAAGAGTTTCACAATCCCTAACATAATGGCAATTATTCTTAGTTCAAAACAAGTGGTGAAGAGAGAAGTAAGACTTGCACATGGCATAACTGCATTTAACTCTGCTACCTAACAGAATTTTCATGCTCTGTCAACTGCCAATCCAAGGCATTATAGGAACAGATATTGACATCCCTAATACAAGGCAGCACTAGTGCTGCCATTCCCCCTAGATTCCCCCTAGATGCCAGGGAAAGTAGTCTTTGTTTCCCCCCCTTTAACAGGCAACTGCAGCTGGACAAAAACAAGACtgtttccagctgctgccagaagaCCACATTCTGAGGTCATGAGACTCACTACAAATACAGCTCTCCAGCTTTGTGCAAATGGAAAACACCTCCAGGGGATGGGCTATAAATCAGTTCCAGGCTGAAGTAACTGACAGCCCCCAGCCAGAACCATTCATCATGTTGATGTCCAGGTCTGTCATCCACAGGTTGCCATCGTTTTCTGCCAGGCGGAAGTGGTCTGTCACTTCTACAGGCACAGGCTGCGGTGCAGTTCTGTGAATCTCTGCTACTGCAAGCCAGACGGTACCTACCCCTCTCTTCAGACACTTGTTTCTTGGTGCCACGATCAATTCAGGCCATCAAATCTGTACTACAATGCAGCCTACTTATGGTTGGGTCACTTCTCCTCCGTGTACCTACTTAAAATAACTTTGGCTAGTCCAAATAAATCCCTTCCTGTTTGGGTGTGTTTGGATGCAACTGTCATTTGGTGATTTCACATTTCAGACCTTTTCTCAGCCAGTCCCTCCAGTCATTTTGGTGGCTCAAGCTCAGCAGCAACAACTTACAGGTGCTTAAGTGTTCATCCCAGATGCAAGTGCAGAAACTCCTGAATCTTTCCCCAGGAGTGTTCCTGGGCATGGGCGTGTGCTTTGCTCTCTCCACCCCCCAGAACGGGCACCCCCAGAACACGATCCACGGCCACCTGACAAAAGGGAGTAGAAGGAGGATCGATTCTGTGACCTGCTCCAGGATAACTCAGAAGTGCAAAGTTTTCTTTCCCATGCTGGCGCAGCCGCCCAATTGCCAGCTGAGCATATAAGGAGCTCTTCCACATACGATCATCTTCCCCTACCACTAGGAGAAAGTGACCTTCTGCTTTTTCAATGGGGATCGTGCAGGGCGAATTAGCAGGATTCGTTGGGTCATCCAGAGCTTCAAAGGTGTCAAACACACCAGTGTCAGAAACACTGACCTTATTCATATCGAAACGCAGCCCAGGCAGAGTCATCTCACCATAGTGGAGGTCAGCAACTGTGTTGGAACTACAGCCAGAGATACAGACAGCAGCCACTACCTCTGGCAGGAAGGTGATCATGGAGAGCGCTAGTTCTGCCCCCTTCCCGGTCCCAATTACTCCAACTCCTGGCCCCTTCACCTTCAGATAAGATAGGGGGgtggggaagagaggaagaaaggaataaagaaaacatgcaaTAGAATAGAATTAGCCATCAGCCTTTGGACTtgtgctattaaaaatatatatatatatataataattatagaTGTGGCCTGTTGCAAAGCTACAACCTGGATCCAGACTCCCCCTCTGTTCAAGGGTCTTACTTTTCAGAGAGCAACAAGTGTCAGACCTCATCAAATAACACTGGTGCCGTGTTTGTGCTGGACACAAGTACAGTCAGCTGGACCTCACCTACTGCACATTTTGGTGCaactattttcttcttcccaaaACAGGTAGCAGGAAATTCAAGTACAGACTATTGCTCTATAAGCATCTGTACCGCCACTGCTCCTTCCTGTCTGGAGGCTGTCCCAGCACTTCATTGCCCTAACGATCAGGAATCATCTAGTTTCCAGTGTGAATTTATTTAATGGCCTGTTTGTGCCAGAAGAAATTCACTCTGCGGAGATACGCATGGCTGCCTATGCAGGACCTGCACTTTTTTCCATTACTTGGCCTAAACCTGCCCAGCATAAGCTGACACTCCAAGAAAATCACAGCCACCCTTGGGCATGACTACGAAATCTTTCCTAGTTCCTTGTCTGGAGAGATCTCTCATTACACTCACCTTTGGGTGACGCTGTAGAAATCTAGCTGCCTCCTCAAAGTATTCAAGGTTAAACTCTTTCATGACCTTGGGCAGATCTTCAAAGTCAAAATATGGCAGAGAAAGTGCAGCAAAACCACGGGTAGCCAGGAGACTGGATCTAAATTCAATCAAACCTCCTTCGTCACCATACATGTCAATCACTCCTGGGAAGGGGCCATCGCCTGGATTAAGAAGAGGAACAAAGGACAAGTTATCAACAAGACACTAAAAAGTATCTAGTTaggagtgaaaaataaaatataaaaggcaTTAGACATGTTCTATTCCTAGAACTTCATTACTCTTCCATTTGCACAGCTGAGATTAGAGAATTAGTGCTCTATTCCACTTTAGCTATTTCAAACTAAGAACAGATCCCCAGCTTCCTCTTAAAATATGTATGCAgctaaatgtatttatttatttatttcaatctAAACGTATTTCTCAATGGTCTTAACCTCCTACCCTTGGAACAATCATACTTTAAATCAGCTGTTTTCCCACCAAGAAGTCATACTGTAATTAGCAAGTTCAAGCACATTGCTAATGAGGCAATAGCACAGAGGCCTATAAATAAATTCAATCAAACTTATGCAAACTCTGAAATAAGGCACATTAAGAAAAGAACAGCGGAGACACCCACTGCTGGATGAAATCAGCTGAACTTCCTAGCTCTATCAAAGCATCAGCACTGTAAGAGCTGCCAGCAGACCTGCTATTGCGTGTGTGAAAAGACAGAATCAAACTGTCAGGGTGCGGTTACATGTGTGCAACCGATGCACAGATAAAACGTGCATATACGTGTACCAGCAGTCCCACAAAGCTTCAGAAATATTGAGAACCACAACCTTAAGCAAGCAGGCTTTGCAGCCAAGGTTGTGTTGTGTTATTGCTGTCTGTCGTCCTAGCAGATTTTAGGTTAAAGGCTCTGGGAACCATAAAGACTCCAAGTGattcaattattattttttgtctggCCACCAGATGTCACCACTGATGCATTCAGATAGAATGGAAATAGAATAGTTTGGCAAAAAGGTACCTGCTTGTGCAAGAGTGCATTAACTCTCTGTCCCCATCTATATGCAAAGACAAGACCTGTGACATTTCAaggtgcttgaaaaaaaggaagttttggaaaagaaatgctAGATGGAAACCTCCTAACAAAGCATTAGAAAGTTGGAAAAGCACTGAAACGTGCTTTTaggttctttttctttcagttctaaaatttttcattgaaattcaATATTCTGTGTGAGAGAAGATCAGTCCAGACAAATTTCTCAGAATGCCAAGATCAGCAGTAACCTATAGTTATGAACACTCAGCCTAGAtggctagggaaaaaaaaaaagtactctaTTTATCATCCCCACGTGGAAAGCTTTCTAGCAAGTACGTTTGATAAAAGCACAGTCAAGCCTTGAGTCTTGAGAGAAATACAACTTCAACTTACAGAAGGATCCTTGACTGCCTTCCTGAGTGCCTGCACATGTACAAGTATAGATTCTGCATTGTTCACTAAAATGTAGGATGAAATGCTAGACAACTTTAccaatactttaaaaaacaaacaaacaaaaaaacaaacccacaactAAAGCCTTTAACTTTTGTGCCTGAAATGTGAAATCCCTTACACATTATAACTGCAGTGTAAGCCCCCTTCTGTAATCTCACTTTTACTAAGGACAGCTGACCTTTACGATTCCTGTCTTAACAATCCCTGCAGCAAAGAAAGATACGGTGGTAATGCTGTAACTGGATCCTCCGTCAAGAAGGATGCCAGCATCATTTAAGCAATAATCCCAGACTTTTTTCACAACATTACAACACCAGACTTTGTAAAGGGATAAATGCAGTTCCAGCTTGCAGATCTCTGGATTCCCACTGAGCTCAGCAGAAACTCAGCTCACTCTCTAAGACGGGATATATCAAAATAACCACGTCTCAGTGGTAGAAATTCCAGAATGCTGACTAAACATTTGATCCAAAATTCAAAGTTCAATCtatgctgttttcttcttcttcagtgGACTTTGGATCTGTATCTAAATGGATAAAAAACAATTATTGGTTTGGAAATCATTCACCGAGAAGATTTTAATCCCTAATAACTGTAGTTATTAGGGATTAATAACTTGCAGGATTTGGAGAACTGATCTATTATAAATTAGGGACAATATGGGCTGCAGGTCTAGTAGAACAACACCAAGGAGAATACAGAAGCTTAAATCATGGCTCAAGTGTTCAAATGCTGTCACTGGGGTAAGGTTTCATTttccagcaacagcagcaggccATCGGAATATCACAGCTCATAAAACACAGCCATCCCACAAGCAGAACAGGTAGAACTCGTCCAGAattctgttttgcatttgtCCCACGGAACAAACGAACTAACTAAACCATTAACTCGGCCTACTGTACACTTCTACTGCCCAGCAtctgccctgctgctccacTGATTGGCACGTACGTGCGTCTCGGGGAGGAAAAAGGGCTTCTAAAGGAGAAGAGCCGCGGGGTCCCGAGCAGCACTCACTCACCCGGCGGCAGGAACAGGGAGCCCCTGACGCTTCCCTCCTTCAGCCGGATCCTCCGCACGCCGGGGGCCGTGAACCAGCGCTGCACCTCGGCCTTGGCCATCACCGGCCCGTGGATGGCGCCGGGCCCGC is part of the Anas platyrhynchos isolate ZD024472 breed Pekin duck chromosome 5, IASCAAS_PekinDuck_T2T, whole genome shotgun sequence genome and harbors:
- the LOC101796891 gene encoding acyl-coenzyme A thioesterase 5; this translates as MWRAAAPLRALCRAPLPPPPAPRRRAVSVAVTPAAGLADERVDTRVAGLAAGQAVTLRAVVADERGCLFQSCAHYRADGRGQLHLGTDASHGGDYTGVEPMGLFWSLAPAGMERPYQRLVPRSTGTPMRVEVLVHQGHSGPGAIHGPVMAKAEVQRWFTAPGVRRIRLKEGSVRGSLFLPPGDGPFPGVIDMYGDEGGLIEFRSSLLATRGFAALSLPYFDFEDLPKVMKEFNLEYFEEAARFLQRHPKVKGPGVGVIGTGKGAELALSMITFLPEVVAAVCISGCSSNTVADLHYGEMTLPGLRFDMNKVSVSDTGVFDTFEALDDPTNPANSPCTIPIEKAEGHFLLVVGEDDRMWKSSLYAQLAIGRLRQHGKENFALLSYPGAGHRIDPPSTPFCQVAVDRVLGVPVLGGGESKAHAHAQEHSWGKIQEFLHLHLG